Genomic window (Arcobacter aquimarinus):
ATTGGGTTTTTATATTCACCGATACCATCCCATTTCTCTTCTGCTAGCTCTCCACTTGCCGTATCATTTTTCATTTGATTAACATATTTTAACGCAACGAATACAGTAATTGTAATAATAGCTACTGCACCTAACATAGTTAAACTGTTAATATAATCATCACCGTTAAAAGCATCACCTGCTGCAAAGTAAGTTCCTGCTAATAAAGCGATGATAAGAATTATTCCACCTATAACCATAGATTTCATCTTATTTCTCCTTATTATCTATATCTTTATCTTTTTTTCTTTCTTCTAGAGGAGATGAAACACTTGAGTCATCATGTACAAGTTTTGAGTATTTTTCGAAATCTCTTTCACCTGTTCTTTGTCTTTTATATATAGAATAAGCATAAGAATAAAATATGATAAATACTATTAAAACTAAAAAGAATTTAGTATATCCTTGTACCGTAAGCAGTGTCTCATAATCCATCTATAACCCCTATTTTAAAGAATTTAAATATGCAATTAAAGCAACTATTTCAGGAACTTGACCATTTGCAACAGCTTGTTTTACTGATTCATCTTTCATATCAGCAACAATTAATTTTGCTTCTTCTAAAGCAGCAGCTTTAGCTTCTTCCCATGAACCAAGTTTTGGCATACCTTCTTGATCATATGGAGTAGCAAAAACAGTTTTAACTGTATATGCTTCAGCATATGCTGTCTCAATATCAGCTATGTTTGTAAATTGGTGCTTATATGCAGGCATAATACTTCCAGGAACAACTGCTGCTGGATCCCACATATGATTTTCATGCCAATCTGTAGTTCTATAATTTCCAACTCTCATTAAATCTGGACCTGTTCTTTTTGATCCCCATAAGAATGGTCTATCATAAGCATACTCACCAGATAAAGAATACATTCCATATCTATCAGTTTCTGATTTAAATGGTCTAATTAATTGCGAGTGACAAGCGTTACAAGAATCTTTAATATACACATGTCTACCTGCTAACTCAAGAACACTGTATGGTTTAGTACCAACAGTTGGTCTACTTTGTTTTGCAAAATCTGGAATAACTTCAACAATACCTGCAAATGCAACAAAAACGAATACTAGTACCGCAAAGAAAAACGGTCTTTGTTCAAACCAATGAAACATAATTTCTCCTTTTCTTACGCAGCTACTGGTGTAGCATTTACTGGTTCTTTATCAAGTACTCTACCACATTTAACTGTTTTGTAAATGTTGTAAGCAAATAAGAAGAATCCAATTAGGTATAATAACCCACCAACTGCTCTAATTGTATAGTATGGATGTAATACAGTAACTGTATCAATAAATGAATAAACTAATGAACCATACTCATCATAAGCTCTCCACATCATACCTTGAGTAATTCCAGCAATCCACATTGAAGTAAAGTATAAAACAATACCTGTAGTTTGTAACCAGAATTGTGTATCCATTAATGATTTAGAATATAATTCTCTTTTATACATTCTTGGAACCATATGGAATAATGCTGCCATAATCATAAATACAACCCATCCTAAAACACCATCATGTACGTGTCCTGGAATCCAGTCAGTAAAGTGTGCAATAGCATTTACAGATTTAATAGCTTGGATTGGTCCTTCAATTGTTGATAACATATAGAAAGTTGAAGCTAATACCATAAATTTGATTAGTGTATTTGTTTGTAATTGTTGCCACTCACCCTTCATTGTTAAAAGCATATTAATAGCTGATCCCCATGATGGTAAAATTAAAACAACAGACATTACTGAACCCATAGTTTGCATCCAATCTGGAACTGTTGAATAAATAAGGTGGTGTCCACCAGCCCATAAATAAACAAATAATAATCCCCAGAATGCTAAGATAGATAGTTTATATGAATAAACATTTTGTCCAGATTCTTTTGGTAAGAAGTAATAAATCATAGCAATAATAGGAGTTGTGAAAACAAATGCAACTGCATTGTGACCATACCACCATTGAACTAATGCATCATTAGTACCTGAATACATAGAAACAGAGTGAATCCATGAACCATAACCAGAAACTAAAGCTGTTGGAACTTCCATATTATTGAATAAATACAACATTGCAACTGCGATAAATGTAGCAATGAAATACCATAAAGAAATATAAAGAGTTCTCTCTCTTCTAATTCCAATTAATCCAAAAATCGAAATACCCCATAAAACCCACCAAACAACAACTAAGATATCTAATGGCCACTCTAATTCAGCATACTCTTTTGAAGTTGTAATACCCATAAAAAGTGTAACAACAGCTAAAAGAATTGTAATGAAATATAAAACAAAGTGTAATTTAGCAATAGCCATTAAAAAAGGTGACTCTTTTAATGATACTTTTAAAACTCTTTGTCCGATATAATACCATGCCGCAAAAATACCACTTAGAGCAAAACCAAAAGCAACTGCATTAGTATGCAAAGGTCTTAATCTACTAAATGTACCATACTCCCCAGCTAAATAGTTTAACTGTGGAAACGCCAATTGAAACGCAAGTATAACACCAATTGTCATACCTATGATACCAAACAAAATTGTTGCAAATGTAAAGGCTTTTGCAACTGAGTAATCGTACTCAATTTGTGCACCGTTTTGCATCAATCTCCTCCTACTAATTTTATATACAAGTCACAAAATTGTCACTCATTGCGGTAATCATAGCTAAGAAAAACTTAAAATTAACAAAAGAATTAACGAAAAATTAACAAATAAAAGACTATTTTTATTATAATTTTAACTTATAAAACAAGAGAATAATTATCTTATTTGTAAGATTTTAAAGCTTGCTCACTCTCTCTTTTCATTGTTTTAGCTTTTAAATCTTCTCTTTTATCGTGGAGTTTCTTACCTTGTGCAGTTGCAACTTCTACTTTTATCATATTTTTATCATTAAAATATAGTTTTAACGCCACCAATGTTACTCCATCTTTAGTAACTTTTGAATACATTTTATCAATTTGCTTTGAATGTAATAATAGTTTTCTAGCTCTTCTTTCATCTGGTCTATATGTACTGTGAGTTGTACTTAAATGTGAGATGTGAGCATTTAATAAAAAAACTTCACCTTTTATAATTCTTACAAATGAATCTTTTAAATTAACTCTTCCTTCTCTTATAGCTTTCACTTCACTACCTTCAAGCATTATTCCTGCTTCTAAACTATCTAATATAGTAAAATCATGAAATGCTTTTCTATTTTTAAAAACCAAATTTTTTTTTGTTTCTTTCTTATTTGCCATTATTTATCCTAAAAAATGAACTTCCACTTCCACTAAAATACCAATCTTTTTTTTCATAACTACCTAATTGTGGATACAAACTTAGTGCACTTTCATACAAATCATTTGCTTTTTTTATATTTAACTCTTTCAAAATTTCCAACGATTTCATACTTAATAATCTTTTTGCATCCTCATTTGAAATCTCTTTATAAAAATTATCTCTAAAAATCTTAAAAATTTCTCCTGTATTACATTTTACTTTCGGTGTAATTGTCTCTACATTTAAAATCTCTTCATCAAACTTTTCTACAATTTCACCTATTCCTGTAACATTTGCACTATCATATTGATACACAAAAAAAGGAACATCTGCACCAATCTTCAATGCAATACTACATAATTCATCTTTTGATAAATTTAAATTACAATATTGATTAGCCATTAATAAAAATGTAGCTGCATTAGAACTGCCACCTCCAAGTCCTGCAAACTCTGGAATATTTTTTTCTATATGTATTTCATGATTTAAGAAAAACTCTTCAACTCCATCATAATCTTTTATTAAATTGTATGCTTTGTATACAGTATTTGTTTCCAAATTGCAACTAAAGTTTCCTATAATTGTAAATGCTTTCCTATGCGTTTTAATAAATGACAATTTGTCGTACAAATTATGAACTCGTACAAATCTTGATACGAGTTCATGATAGTTTCCTCTCTTACCAGCTATTTTTAAAAATATATTAACTTTCGCATAAGACTTTTTTATCATATTATTTTCCATATTTAGGAACCTTATTTAATAAATATTTAACTTCACAATTTTTTATTTCAATTATTGAAAAAATATCTTCACAAATAATTAGATATTTTCCATCTTTTTTGTCTTCTAAATAATTAATACTTATTTTTCGTCCTTGGTTTAACCACTCTTGTGTTCCAAAATATTTATTTATTGGTAAATCAATATATTCTAAAGGATTCAATTCTTTTTCATTTTCATAAAAAAACTTACCTTCATTTAATCTTTCAAGATAAGATAGTGTACCAATTTCACCTAATTTATCTAGTAAAATTTGGGCAATTGATCTTACATAAGTTCCTTCACTAACAGTTACTTCAAATGTAATAAAAGGATGATTATATGAAATCAATCTATTTTCATATATATTCATAACTGTTTCATTTAAAACAAAATCTTGATTATTTCTAGCTAGTTCATAAGCTCTTTTACCATCAATTTTTTTTGCACTAAATTTTGGTGGTAAATACTTTATTTCACCTTTTAAAGAATCTATATTATTTTTTATATTATCATAATTCAATTGCTTTGTTAATTTTATAGATGCAATATTTTCAATGTCAAAAGATAAAGACTCTGCACCCAACCAAATAACAGCTTTATATGTTTTTGGGGTTTTTGAAATATACTTAAAAAGTTTTGCATATTGCCCAAAAGCAACAATCAAACACCCTTTTGCAAAAGGATCAAGTGTACCACTAAATCCTGCTTTTTTATTTTTGTATTTTCTTTTTATTCTATTTAAATAATGATTTGAACTAACAAATATTGGCTTATCTACAACCAACAATTTATTTATTTGTTCTTTATCATAATATCTTACTTGCAAAATCTATCCAATTATATTTTTTCAACAAAAGAAGATAAAATATCTCTATGAGTTCCACCAAAATTAATAGTCAATTTATAATCTTTACCAGCATTTACAGCTTTTTCGATTCTTCCCATACCAAAAATTTTATGTGATACTAAATCACCTTTTTTGAATCCTGATTGTTTTTCAATTGTTAAACTACCTTTAATAAGACCACTCTCAGTTAAAAATCTACTTTTTACTAAAGATGTTCTTTTCCCTTTATAAAATCTTGAATGAACAAAAGATAAAGTAAGGTTATCCATGGCTCTAGTAAGTGCAACATAACCTAACCTTCTTTCTTCTTCTAAATCGCTCCCATCTCCTGTTAATGGGAAGAACCCTTCTTCCATTCCAACAATAAACAATTTTTTAAACTCCAATCCTTTTGAAGCATGAATACTCATCATAGATACAGCTTCACCACTATAATCATCATTTTCGCTTTCAAGAGCAATATCATTTAAAAAATCTTTTAAATCTAAATTGGGATTTTGAATAAAATAATCTCTAATATAACCGTAAAATTCATCAATATTTGCTTGTCTTTCAAATCCATCTGGAAGATTATCATATGAAGCTCTGTAATCAAAAGTTTCTTCAAAACTATCTAAAAACTTCATTTTAGATTCACTTAACAACTCCTTTAAATCTAAAACTGAAGCTTCAAATACTTTTAAAGTTCTTGCATTTTTTTTACCTACTAATGAACTTATTTCATCAGCTTCTAATTGCTGTATTAAATCAAATATTGATTTTCCTGATTCAATAGATTTAGCTTCAAGTTTATCAATAGTTGTTTTTCCTAAACCTCGCTTTGGTTTATTTATAATTCTTTTTACTGAGAAATTATCATTTGAATTTGTCAATAACCTAAAATATGCTATTAAATCTTTTATTTCACTTCTTTCATAAAACTTCATTCCACCAACAAGTTTATAATTAAGTCCTGCTTTGTTAAAGCCTTCTTCAAGTGATCTTGAAAGTGCATTTACTCTAAATAAAATAGCTATATTTTTAGGATTTTCTCCTGAGTTAATAAGAGATTTAATATCTTCAATTATTTTTCTTGTCTCTTCATTTTCATCATGTGATTCATAAACTCTTATTGCATCACCTTTTACTCTAGTTCCTACTAATTTTTTACCTAATCTATCTCTATTATGTTCAATTAATTGATTAGCATGATTTAATATTGTATCTGTTGATCTATAGTTTTCTTCAAGTTTTACAACTAAAGTATTCTCAAAATGCTCTGAAAAATTCAATATATTTTTTATAGTTGCTCCACGCCATCCATAAATTGATTGATCATCATCACCAACAACACAAAGGTTATTATGACTTGAACATAAAAGTCTAAGTAGTCTATATTGAAGTTCATTTGTATCTTGATACTCATCAACCATAATATACTGATATTTTTGACTTATTTGTTTGGCTAAATTCTCATTTTTTTTAAGTATTTTATATGGAAGTAAAAGTAAATCATCAAAATCCACTAAATTATTTTTTTCTAAATAATTTTCATAATCTTCATATATTTGTGCAATTTGTTCATAGAGTTTTAATTGAGCATTTTTTTTTGCTTCAGTTGGAGTTAATAATGAATTTTTGTATTTTGAAATTTCTGAAACCAATAAAGCTGCAGGAATATCTTTTTCCATTGATTTTAATACTCTTTTTTTATCATCCGTATCAATAATAATAAAATTATTTTTTCTATTAAGTTCATCCATATGGAATTTTAAAAAAAGCAATCCAAATTTATGAAAAGTACATAACAAAGGTAGTCTATTGATTATAGACGAATCAAACATATTAAAAGCTCTTTCTCTCATCTCGCTAGCAGCTTTATTTGTAAAAGTAAGTGTTAATATTGATGCTGGGTCTATTCCTATAGAGATTAAATAAGCTAATCTTGTTGTTATAGTTTTAGTTTTTCCAGAACCAGCGCCAGCTAATATAAGTAAAGGTCCATCAATATGTTGCGCAGCTATTTTCTGTGATTCATTTAATGATGATAATAAATTTTCAGACATTTTTTCTCCAATTATTATTTATTATATCATATATTTTATAAAATCATTATTCCTTTTAATTATTCTATATATAAATAAATGTTATTATAATCATAATTTATTTTATGGAGACAATAATGCTCACTGATTTTGCAAAACTAGAAACTTTTCTTACCGTTGTAAGGGAAAAATCTTTTTCTAAAGCTTCCGCAAAACTTGGTATTTCTCAACCTGCTGTTACTCAACAAATGAAATTTATCGAAGATTATTTAGATGTTCAAATTGTTGATAGAAAGAAAAATGGTATTAAACTTACAAAAGAAGGACAAATACTACATGGCATTGCATTAAAAATTGAAAAATGTGTTGCAAATGCAGAAAAAGAATTACTAAAAATTATGAATAAAAATGTTACCTTTGTATTTGGTGCATCGTTTATTATTGGAAACTATATTTTACCTAGATTTTTAAACAATTTAAAAGAGAATATTCATAACGATGTATCTATAAATGTTTCTGTTTCACATGAGGCTATTGAAGATTTGTTAGATAAAAAAATAGATATTGCTTTAGTTGAAAACTATGTTGCAAATGATGATATTATCTATAGAGAATGGATGGAAGATGAAATTGTAATTTTTTCAAATCAAAAATTACCAGCAAAAGCAAAAGCTGAAGATTTATTATCTTATAAATGGGTTTGTAGAAATCCTGAATCAAATACTAGGTTATTATTTAAAGAAAATCTTGAAAAAGCTAATTATCCTGATTGTGATACTTTTAATGTAACAAGTGAAGTGACAAGTGCTACAACAATAGTTCAAACTGTTTTACATTCAGATAAGAATTCAACACCAACTGTTTCAATTGTATCAAGAAATGCTATAGAATCATTACTAAAAGCAGGTGCTTTACATGAATCAAGAATAGGTAATCAAAAAATGATAAGAAAACTATATATTGCATATAGAAAAGATAGAAAACATGATGCGTTTATAGAAAATGTTGTTGATTATCTTCTAAAAATGAAATAGTTTTAGGTATTCCTAAAACTATTTAATAATTAAATCCCTCTTTTTGTAAAGCTAATCTAATATTTTTCATCTGTGTATGCTTATCCCTACACCAATTAGGAGATAATAAAGTATCATCATCAATTCCTGCTGTAATTCTTTGAACAGAAATATTAGAAGGTAAATTAATTATTGACTTTACAACCGTATCTATATAAAGTTCCTCGCTAATTGGTGTAAACTTACCTTTTTTGAATTCATTTGTTAAAAGAGTATTTTTTACTACATAAAGAGGATGAAATTTTATTGAATCAACTTTTAAATCTA
Coding sequences:
- a CDS encoding cbb3-type cytochrome oxidase subunit 3, producing MDYETLLTVQGYTKFFLVLIVFIIFYSYAYSIYKRQRTGERDFEKYSKLVHDDSSVSSPLEERKKDKDIDNKEK
- the ccoO gene encoding cytochrome-c oxidase, cbb3-type subunit II, with translation MFHWFEQRPFFFAVLVFVFVAFAGIVEVIPDFAKQSRPTVGTKPYSVLELAGRHVYIKDSCNACHSQLIRPFKSETDRYGMYSLSGEYAYDRPFLWGSKRTGPDLMRVGNYRTTDWHENHMWDPAAVVPGSIMPAYKHQFTNIADIETAYAEAYTVKTVFATPYDQEGMPKLGSWEEAKAAALEEAKLIVADMKDESVKQAVANGQVPEIVALIAYLNSLK
- the ccoN gene encoding cytochrome-c oxidase, cbb3-type subunit I, which gives rise to MQNGAQIEYDYSVAKAFTFATILFGIIGMTIGVILAFQLAFPQLNYLAGEYGTFSRLRPLHTNAVAFGFALSGIFAAWYYIGQRVLKVSLKESPFLMAIAKLHFVLYFITILLAVVTLFMGITTSKEYAELEWPLDILVVVWWVLWGISIFGLIGIRRERTLYISLWYFIATFIAVAMLYLFNNMEVPTALVSGYGSWIHSVSMYSGTNDALVQWWYGHNAVAFVFTTPIIAMIYYFLPKESGQNVYSYKLSILAFWGLLFVYLWAGGHHLIYSTVPDWMQTMGSVMSVVLILPSWGSAINMLLTMKGEWQQLQTNTLIKFMVLASTFYMLSTIEGPIQAIKSVNAIAHFTDWIPGHVHDGVLGWVVFMIMAALFHMVPRMYKRELYSKSLMDTQFWLQTTGIVLYFTSMWIAGITQGMMWRAYDEYGSLVYSFIDTVTVLHPYYTIRAVGGLLYLIGFFLFAYNIYKTVKCGRVLDKEPVNATPVAA
- the smpB gene encoding SsrA-binding protein SmpB, giving the protein MANKKETKKNLVFKNRKAFHDFTILDSLEAGIMLEGSEVKAIREGRVNLKDSFVRIIKGEVFLLNAHISHLSTTHSTYRPDERRARKLLLHSKQIDKMYSKVTKDGVTLVALKLYFNDKNMIKVEVATAQGKKLHDKREDLKAKTMKRESEQALKSYK
- a CDS encoding 4-(cytidine 5'-diphospho)-2-C-methyl-D-erythritol kinase codes for the protein MENNMIKKSYAKVNIFLKIAGKRGNYHELVSRFVRVHNLYDKLSFIKTHRKAFTIIGNFSCNLETNTVYKAYNLIKDYDGVEEFFLNHEIHIEKNIPEFAGLGGGSSNAATFLLMANQYCNLNLSKDELCSIALKIGADVPFFVYQYDSANVTGIGEIVEKFDEEILNVETITPKVKCNTGEIFKIFRDNFYKEISNEDAKRLLSMKSLEILKELNIKKANDLYESALSLYPQLGSYEKKDWYFSGSGSSFFRINNGK
- the truB gene encoding tRNA pseudouridine(55) synthase TruB codes for the protein MQVRYYDKEQINKLLVVDKPIFVSSNHYLNRIKRKYKNKKAGFSGTLDPFAKGCLIVAFGQYAKLFKYISKTPKTYKAVIWLGAESLSFDIENIASIKLTKQLNYDNIKNNIDSLKGEIKYLPPKFSAKKIDGKRAYELARNNQDFVLNETVMNIYENRLISYNHPFITFEVTVSEGTYVRSIAQILLDKLGEIGTLSYLERLNEGKFFYENEKELNPLEYIDLPINKYFGTQEWLNQGRKISINYLEDKKDGKYLIICEDIFSIIEIKNCEVKYLLNKVPKYGK
- a CDS encoding ATP-dependent helicase yields the protein MSENLLSSLNESQKIAAQHIDGPLLILAGAGSGKTKTITTRLAYLISIGIDPASILTLTFTNKAASEMRERAFNMFDSSIINRLPLLCTFHKFGLLFLKFHMDELNRKNNFIIIDTDDKKRVLKSMEKDIPAALLVSEISKYKNSLLTPTEAKKNAQLKLYEQIAQIYEDYENYLEKNNLVDFDDLLLLPYKILKKNENLAKQISQKYQYIMVDEYQDTNELQYRLLRLLCSSHNNLCVVGDDDQSIYGWRGATIKNILNFSEHFENTLVVKLEENYRSTDTILNHANQLIEHNRDRLGKKLVGTRVKGDAIRVYESHDENEETRKIIEDIKSLINSGENPKNIAILFRVNALSRSLEEGFNKAGLNYKLVGGMKFYERSEIKDLIAYFRLLTNSNDNFSVKRIINKPKRGLGKTTIDKLEAKSIESGKSIFDLIQQLEADEISSLVGKKNARTLKVFEASVLDLKELLSESKMKFLDSFEETFDYRASYDNLPDGFERQANIDEFYGYIRDYFIQNPNLDLKDFLNDIALESENDDYSGEAVSMMSIHASKGLEFKKLFIVGMEEGFFPLTGDGSDLEEERRLGYVALTRAMDNLTLSFVHSRFYKGKRTSLVKSRFLTESGLIKGSLTIEKQSGFKKGDLVSHKIFGMGRIEKAVNAGKDYKLTINFGGTHRDILSSFVEKI
- a CDS encoding LysR family transcriptional regulator, whose protein sequence is MLTDFAKLETFLTVVREKSFSKASAKLGISQPAVTQQMKFIEDYLDVQIVDRKKNGIKLTKEGQILHGIALKIEKCVANAEKELLKIMNKNVTFVFGASFIIGNYILPRFLNNLKENIHNDVSINVSVSHEAIEDLLDKKIDIALVENYVANDDIIYREWMEDEIVIFSNQKLPAKAKAEDLLSYKWVCRNPESNTRLLFKENLEKANYPDCDTFNVTSEVTSATTIVQTVLHSDKNSTPTVSIVSRNAIESLLKAGALHESRIGNQKMIRKLYIAYRKDRKHDAFIENVVDYLLKMK